From one Methylomonas paludis genomic stretch:
- the ppx gene encoding exopolyphosphatase — MPHQIPTSVAAVDLGSNSFHMIICSLKDGKLQTIDRLKEMVRLAAGLDKNRNLDTATQEKALACLERFGERINSFPPHSVSIVGTNTLRLAKNAQQFISKAEKALGHPIHVISGIEEARLIYQGVAHSLAGSANRRFVMDIGGSSTEYIIGQHDTAHCKESLNMGCVTVSQKFFKKGQISKKAFKKATLFAEQHLVPFQGKFNRQQWDEAIGASGSLKTISNVLQTSGWSDNGITMTGLELLVAHLLKFNHYDQFNFPALSLERRPVFIGAVAIIYATFKTLNIEQMTVSDGALREGLVQDLLGRFYNHDIRSETSKIIAHRYHIDHQHASQIKETIHYMARQLTGLPCFQDDSDTLQFLNWMAELHEIGLEIAHSQYHKHSAYIIENGDLAGFSKQDQLVLSRLVRNHRKKLNLERFAELPWPWREYTPHMAVVFRIARLLHRSRHNPRPDFDIAIKDFEIRLKFPENWLEQSPLTQADLEQEILYLKEAKFNLIFE; from the coding sequence GTGCCACATCAAATACCTACCAGCGTTGCCGCTGTTGATCTGGGTTCAAACAGCTTCCATATGATTATCTGTAGTCTTAAAGATGGAAAATTACAAACGATAGACCGCCTGAAAGAAATGGTGCGATTGGCGGCAGGATTAGATAAAAATCGCAATCTTGACACGGCAACTCAGGAAAAAGCCCTGGCTTGTCTGGAACGTTTCGGCGAACGTATCAATAGCTTCCCTCCCCATAGCGTCAGTATTGTCGGCACCAATACCTTACGCTTGGCAAAAAATGCCCAGCAATTTATCAGTAAGGCTGAAAAAGCTTTGGGGCATCCGATTCATGTAATTTCCGGCATTGAGGAAGCCCGACTGATTTATCAAGGTGTGGCGCACAGTCTGGCCGGCTCTGCCAATCGGCGCTTTGTCATGGATATAGGTGGCAGCAGCACTGAATACATTATCGGCCAGCATGACACGGCGCATTGTAAAGAAAGCCTGAATATGGGCTGCGTAACAGTGAGTCAAAAGTTTTTTAAAAAAGGCCAAATCAGTAAAAAGGCATTTAAAAAAGCCACACTATTTGCTGAACAGCATTTAGTGCCTTTTCAGGGCAAATTTAATCGTCAGCAGTGGGATGAAGCAATAGGAGCATCGGGCAGTTTAAAAACAATCAGCAATGTGCTGCAGACTTCTGGCTGGAGTGATAACGGTATTACCATGACCGGCCTGGAACTCCTGGTGGCACATCTGCTAAAGTTTAATCATTACGATCAGTTCAATTTTCCGGCTTTAAGTCTGGAACGTCGCCCGGTTTTCATCGGTGCTGTAGCAATTATTTATGCCACATTCAAAACTCTAAATATAGAACAAATGACGGTTTCCGACGGGGCGTTACGCGAAGGTTTGGTGCAAGACTTACTAGGCCGGTTTTATAACCATGACATTCGTTCTGAAACCAGTAAAATCATTGCCCATCGGTATCATATAGATCATCAACACGCCAGCCAAATTAAGGAAACCATACATTATATGGCTAGGCAATTGACTGGTCTACCGTGTTTCCAAGATGATTCAGATACGCTGCAATTTTTGAACTGGATGGCGGAATTGCATGAAATTGGTTTGGAAATTGCTCACAGTCAATATCATAAGCATAGCGCTTATATTATTGAAAACGGTGATCTGGCCGGCTTTTCCAAACAGGATCAATTGGTGCTTTCTCGGTTGGTGCGTAATCATCGTAAAAAACTCAATCTGGAGCGTTTTGCCGAATTACCCTGGCCATGGCGGGAATATACGCCACATATGGCGGTGGTATTCCGGATTGCCCGACTATTACACAGAAGCCGGCATAATCCGCGCCCTGACTTTGATATAGCGATTAAGGATTTTGAGATCAGGCTAAAATTTCCTGAAAACTGGCTGGAACAATCGCCTTTAACTCAAGCCGATCTGGAACAGGAAATACTTTACCTTAAGGAAGCGAAATTTAATCTGATTTTTGAGTAA
- a CDS encoding SUF system Fe-S cluster assembly regulator: MLKLSKMTDYATVILSHMAQDQQRQHGAQEIAEATGIAVPTVSKIMKILTKAHVLSSTRGVKGGYTLSRAPAKITVASVISALEGPIALTECTASHKSCNQASGCRIQGNWHIINQRISQALESVTLADMIMPSQAPQEFFIPVSRLFR; encoded by the coding sequence ATGTTAAAACTCAGTAAAATGACCGACTATGCAACGGTGATTCTCAGCCACATGGCTCAGGATCAGCAGCGCCAGCATGGGGCTCAGGAAATAGCGGAAGCCACCGGCATTGCTGTGCCCACCGTCAGCAAGATCATGAAAATTTTGACTAAAGCGCATGTCTTATCATCCACCCGTGGAGTAAAAGGCGGCTACACTTTAAGCCGGGCACCGGCCAAAATTACCGTTGCCAGTGTCATCAGTGCCTTGGAAGGCCCTATCGCCCTGACCGAATGTACGGCATCCCACAAAAGCTGTAATCAGGCCAGCGGCTGTCGGATTCAGGGAAATTGGCATATTATCAACCAGCGCATTTCTCAGGCTCTGGAATCGGTCACCCTAGCCGATATGATCATGCCCAGTCAGGCTCCCCAAGAGTTTTTTATTCCGGTTAGCCGGTTATTTCGTTAA
- a CDS encoding NAD-dependent epimerase, whose product MRILVTGTAGFIGNQLAVELLERGDEVIGVDNLNDYYDVNLKLSRLARIQSHAGYTDVRLNIADRDGVEALFKRYQPQKVINLAAQAGVRYSLQNPHAYIDSNIVGFLNILEGCRHHQVEHLVYASSSSVYGANEAMPFSVHDNVDHPLSLYAASKKANELMAHTYSNLYQLPTTGLRFFTVYGPWGRPDMALFLFTKAILAGEKIDVFNYGKHRRDFTYIDDIVEGVIRTLDHNAQPNLEWDGVKPDPATSRAPWRVYNIGNQQPVELMTYIETLEHFLGKTAEKNLLPIQPGDVPDTYADVAALVADVGYKPSISISQGIENFVKWYRDYYQV is encoded by the coding sequence ATGAGAATTTTAGTAACAGGCACCGCCGGTTTTATAGGTAATCAACTGGCTGTCGAATTACTGGAACGAGGTGACGAAGTTATCGGAGTTGATAACCTGAATGATTATTACGATGTCAATTTAAAACTGAGCAGGCTGGCGCGTATTCAGAGCCACGCGGGTTATACTGATGTTAGGCTGAATATTGCAGACCGAGACGGAGTAGAGGCTCTGTTTAAACGATACCAGCCACAAAAAGTGATTAATCTTGCCGCCCAGGCTGGTGTGCGTTATTCATTACAAAACCCACATGCTTATATAGACAGCAATATCGTCGGGTTTTTAAATATTTTGGAAGGTTGTCGGCATCATCAGGTAGAACATCTGGTTTATGCCTCCAGCAGCTCGGTATACGGGGCCAATGAAGCCATGCCGTTTTCTGTACATGACAATGTCGATCATCCGCTTAGTCTCTACGCAGCTTCTAAGAAAGCCAATGAATTGATGGCGCATACTTATAGCAATCTTTATCAACTGCCAACCACCGGACTGCGATTTTTTACCGTGTATGGTCCGTGGGGACGTCCGGATATGGCCTTGTTTTTGTTCACCAAAGCCATACTGGCAGGTGAAAAAATTGATGTATTTAATTATGGCAAACATCGTCGCGATTTTACTTATATTGACGATATAGTTGAAGGTGTGATCAGAACGCTAGATCATAACGCTCAACCTAATCTGGAATGGGATGGTGTAAAGCCGGATCCTGCTACCAGTCGTGCGCCTTGGCGGGTCTATAATATCGGTAATCAACAGCCAGTGGAGTTAATGACTTATATAGAAACACTGGAACATTTTCTCGGTAAAACGGCTGAAAAAAATCTATTACCAATTCAACCAGGCGATGTACCGGATACTTATGCGGATGTAGCAGCCTTGGTGGCAGATGTGGGTTATAAGCCAAGTATCAGCATTTCCCAGGGTATCGAAAATTTTGTGAAGTGGTATCGCGATTACTATCAAGTATAA
- a CDS encoding acyltransferase family protein, which translates to MQKSLLAKQTKEFYIPSLDGIRAIAILLVFLSHIGLGHIIPGGLGVTIFFFLSGFLITTLLRKEYEKTNTINFTHFYIRRIFRIWPNFYFVLFSGAILTIYGIIPGEIKIMPFLSQAFHYANYYLITHDNSGKTIGSEIFWSLAVEEHYYLIFPFLYLLLLRLGLSQQKQFLTLLLFCISILAWRYYLVYEMNASSVRTYYASDTRFDSLFFGCSLAVYRNPVLDDIKNSDKTLKYIYIPLAVLIIVISLLFRSEHFRETIRYSLQGVALYPLFWAAIRFHNWGVFRILNFRAMKFMGWLSYSFYLVHFSVIKVVFLHTENLPIYISASLAFIISITIAYLIYIVIEAPFTRLRKKLI; encoded by the coding sequence ATGCAGAAATCATTACTCGCCAAACAAACAAAAGAATTTTATATACCCTCACTTGATGGCATTCGGGCAATAGCTATTCTATTAGTTTTTTTATCCCACATTGGTTTAGGTCACATTATTCCAGGAGGACTTGGTGTAACCATATTTTTTTTTCTAAGTGGATTTCTTATCACAACTTTATTAAGAAAAGAATATGAAAAAACAAATACCATAAATTTTACTCATTTCTATATACGCCGTATTTTTAGAATTTGGCCAAATTTTTATTTTGTACTTTTTAGTGGCGCAATTCTTACTATTTACGGAATTATTCCTGGCGAAATAAAAATAATGCCATTTCTATCTCAGGCTTTTCATTACGCCAATTACTATTTAATAACACATGATAATAGTGGAAAAACCATAGGCTCTGAAATTTTCTGGTCACTCGCAGTTGAAGAGCATTACTATTTAATATTCCCTTTTCTATATTTACTATTGCTACGATTGGGATTATCGCAACAAAAACAGTTTTTAACTCTTCTGCTTTTTTGCATATCAATCTTGGCTTGGCGTTATTATTTAGTATATGAAATGAATGCCAGTAGTGTTCGCACATACTATGCCTCTGATACACGATTCGATTCTTTATTCTTTGGATGTAGTTTAGCTGTATACAGAAATCCTGTCTTGGATGATATTAAAAATAGTGACAAGACACTTAAGTATATCTACATCCCACTAGCTGTGCTTATCATTGTAATCAGCTTATTATTTAGGTCCGAACATTTTAGGGAAACTATAAGATATTCTTTACAAGGTGTTGCGTTGTATCCACTTTTTTGGGCTGCAATTAGATTTCATAATTGGGGTGTATTTAGGATACTAAATTTTAGGGCAATGAAATTTATGGGCTGGCTGTCATATTCATTTTATTTAGTCCATTTTTCAGTTATAAAAGTTGTTTTTCTGCACACCGAAAATTTGCCCATTTATATTTCGGCCAGTCTTGCTTTTATTATATCGATAACTATAGCTTATCTGATATATATAGTTATAGAAGCGCCTTTTACACGTTTACGTAAAAAACTAATTTAA
- a CDS encoding IS4 family transposase gives MDLNDGLRAILKDHVSWSKRRLDCFIGLLLALIQSRHMNLTQLAVNFGGQATLKSRYRRLQRFFQTVVFDYDAVAHLIMQLFDFKGQSYYLTLDRTNWKWGKANLNILTLAIAYKGMAVPVYWLVLNKQGNSNQRERIALLQRFIRQFGRHGIQGVLADREFIGDQWWQWLTDHTIPYLIRMKDNQLLTNRRHAGKPVQALFRDLKVGEQRVLRKRQRIGDQWVWLNALKLETNELLVLASNQRLAQAIQVYGQRWQIENLFQCLKGRGFHLEDTRLTRYYRIKKVMALQAIAFCWAHKVGEWKHRAVKPLTIKQHGRPECSLFRYGLDELNNFLLKTVKSADEMLRFWILFLCPPTMIDYDRSRSGKITLRI, from the coding sequence ATGGACTTAAACGATGGGCTTAGAGCGATTTTAAAAGACCATGTGTCTTGGAGCAAGCGCCGTTTAGATTGTTTTATCGGTCTGTTACTGGCGTTAATCCAATCCAGGCACATGAATTTAACGCAATTAGCGGTGAATTTTGGTGGACAGGCGACCTTAAAGTCCCGGTACAGGCGGCTTCAGCGTTTTTTTCAAACCGTTGTTTTTGATTATGACGCCGTGGCGCATCTGATCATGCAGTTGTTTGATTTTAAGGGCCAGTCGTATTATTTGACTCTGGATCGCACTAACTGGAAATGGGGAAAGGCCAATCTGAATATCCTCACCCTGGCGATTGCTTATAAAGGCATGGCGGTGCCGGTGTACTGGTTGGTGTTGAATAAGCAGGGTAACTCCAATCAGCGTGAACGAATCGCCTTATTGCAACGCTTCATCCGGCAGTTTGGTCGGCATGGCATTCAAGGCGTATTGGCTGACCGGGAGTTTATTGGCGATCAGTGGTGGCAATGGTTAACAGACCATACCATTCCGTATTTGATTCGGATGAAAGACAATCAGTTACTGACCAATCGCCGCCACGCCGGAAAGCCCGTTCAAGCCCTATTCCGGGATTTAAAGGTGGGCGAGCAGCGCGTACTGAGGAAAAGACAGCGCATTGGCGATCAGTGGGTTTGGTTGAACGCCTTAAAATTAGAGACCAACGAGCTATTAGTGTTGGCCAGTAACCAGCGCTTGGCTCAGGCGATTCAAGTTTACGGCCAGCGCTGGCAAATTGAAAACCTGTTCCAATGCTTGAAAGGGCGCGGCTTCCATTTAGAAGATACCCGGCTGACCCGGTATTATCGGATTAAGAAAGTCATGGCGCTCCAAGCCATTGCTTTTTGCTGGGCCCATAAAGTCGGGGAATGGAAACATCGAGCCGTTAAGCCGTTAACCATCAAACAACACGGTCGCCCGGAATGTAGCTTGTTTCGTTATGGGCTAGACGAGCTGAATAACTTTTTGTTGAAAACGGTTAAATCGGCTGATGAGATGCTTCGATTCTGGATTTTGTTTTTATGTCCGCCGACTATGATCGATTATGACCGAAGTCGGTCTGGGAAAATAACCCTCAGAATTTAA
- a CDS encoding acyltransferase family protein, with protein MSNVVLNPTGSRVAFADGLRACAALWVVFYHMSEGKHIASIKANLPNWLDTAIFDWGYLGVSIFFVLSGFVMAYTVRQIKVDGKTAGQFLLRRLTRLSPPYYFTIVVMLIINHFKAKVLGEGMQQIGISDVLAHLVYLQQLLASSRISSVFWTLCIEIQFYIAFALLILVADSKKTSSSQYARLWVFGTAGIIALLWPAHITENVLWRGGFLSYWYSFLVGALVCWGWLESGKIRVFAGIYCVVVLVFGIYTQSLFTIITAFTGILLLLAGMWDAMGKWLSWKWIQFIALISYSLYLLHNPLTGIVFRIVNRWAYPETLNIELIGIILSILVCIFASWLMFLLIERPSIVWSHHFSGKPAPKS; from the coding sequence ATGAGTAATGTGGTTTTAAATCCAACCGGCTCACGCGTGGCGTTTGCTGACGGACTGAGGGCTTGTGCTGCACTATGGGTTGTTTTTTACCACATGTCTGAAGGAAAGCACATTGCTAGTATCAAAGCCAATTTGCCAAATTGGCTGGACACAGCAATTTTTGACTGGGGCTATCTCGGAGTTTCCATTTTTTTTGTTTTGAGTGGTTTTGTTATGGCTTACACCGTTCGTCAGATTAAAGTTGACGGCAAAACGGCAGGCCAGTTTTTACTGCGTCGCCTAACCCGACTTTCCCCACCCTACTACTTCACAATAGTGGTTATGTTGATCATAAATCATTTTAAAGCCAAAGTCTTAGGTGAAGGAATGCAGCAAATTGGCATAAGTGATGTATTGGCTCATTTAGTCTATTTGCAACAGCTGTTAGCCAGTTCTAGAATCAGTTCGGTTTTTTGGACCTTATGTATCGAGATACAGTTTTATATAGCATTTGCGTTGTTAATATTAGTAGCAGATTCCAAAAAAACAAGTTCAAGTCAGTATGCCCGGCTTTGGGTTTTTGGTACGGCAGGGATTATCGCTTTATTGTGGCCAGCACATATCACTGAAAACGTGCTTTGGCGAGGCGGGTTCTTATCTTATTGGTATAGCTTTCTGGTAGGTGCTCTGGTTTGCTGGGGATGGCTTGAGTCTGGTAAAATTAGAGTATTTGCAGGTATTTATTGTGTAGTCGTTTTAGTTTTCGGCATCTATACCCAATCTCTATTTACCATAATCACCGCGTTTACCGGGATATTATTATTACTCGCAGGTATGTGGGATGCAATGGGAAAATGGTTATCATGGAAGTGGATACAGTTCATTGCGCTCATTTCTTATAGTCTTTATTTGCTACACAATCCTTTGACGGGCATTGTGTTTCGCATAGTCAATCGTTGGGCTTATCCTGAGACCTTAAATATCGAACTTATAGGTATTATTTTATCTATATTAGTTTGCATTTTTGCCAGTTGGCTCATGTTTCTGCTGATTGAACGGCCAAGCATTGTCTGGAGTCACCATTTTTCTGGAAAACCAGCACCTAAGAGTTAA
- a CDS encoding undecaprenyl-phosphate glucose phosphotransferase: protein MNQNRSKGFIRPLQPLQGLKRAMDTGLIFIMLYAALRVSALPLTTEYLALFIVCTVLYGIFAEQHEIYYGWRGDPMFDVAMRILMSWVLAFAIVISCLFMFDFGFAFSKEVLEIWLPLTSLGIISLHTIRRLIMSHMHALGINVRTYAVLGANKLGQRLDHAISEMPWLGYKCVGFFDDRYENSERCQDIHNPDRVIGGFKDLLEQAQLGNIDHIYVTLPLRAEKRVNQLINELADSTVSVNIVPDFFTFNLMHSKLSSVKGIPVVSVFDTPLNSALDGFYKRFEDLLLCAIILPLIAIPMAIIGAAVRLTSPGPAIFKQKRYGVNGEEIEVWKFRSMTVTENGATVTQATVNDRRVTRLGGILRRTSLDELPQFINVLQGRMSVVGPRPHAIAHNEFYRKQIQGYMLRHKMKPGITGLAQINGCRGETDTIEKMQMRIHYDLEYIRHWSVFLDLKLVFLTIFKGFVSEQAY, encoded by the coding sequence ATGAATCAAAATCGCTCAAAAGGATTTATCCGGCCTTTGCAACCGCTCCAAGGCTTGAAACGTGCTATGGATACCGGACTCATCTTTATCATGCTTTACGCAGCCTTAAGAGTTTCAGCTTTACCTCTTACCACAGAGTATTTAGCCCTATTCATTGTTTGCACCGTCCTCTACGGGATTTTTGCTGAACAGCATGAAATTTATTACGGCTGGCGTGGGGATCCTATGTTTGATGTGGCCATGCGTATCTTGATGTCATGGGTACTAGCTTTCGCTATTGTCATCAGTTGCCTATTCATGTTTGATTTCGGCTTCGCTTTTTCCAAGGAGGTACTGGAAATCTGGCTGCCCCTCACCTCGCTCGGCATTATTTCTTTACATACCATCCGTCGCCTGATCATGTCACACATGCATGCTCTAGGCATAAACGTACGAACTTATGCTGTGCTAGGTGCCAATAAACTGGGACAACGCCTTGATCACGCTATTTCCGAAATGCCTTGGTTAGGTTATAAATGCGTTGGTTTTTTTGATGACCGCTATGAAAACTCCGAGCGTTGTCAAGACATCCATAACCCAGATAGAGTAATAGGCGGTTTTAAGGATTTACTGGAGCAGGCTCAACTGGGTAATATAGATCATATTTATGTAACTTTGCCCTTACGTGCCGAAAAACGTGTTAACCAGTTGATTAACGAACTGGCTGACAGTACTGTCTCAGTAAATATAGTACCTGATTTTTTTACTTTTAATTTGATGCATTCAAAGCTAAGCAGTGTTAAAGGTATCCCGGTCGTCAGTGTGTTCGACACACCTTTAAATTCGGCGCTGGACGGTTTTTATAAACGCTTTGAAGATTTGCTACTGTGCGCAATTATACTGCCACTAATTGCTATTCCCATGGCGATTATTGGTGCGGCGGTTAGGCTGACTTCTCCTGGTCCGGCAATTTTCAAGCAAAAACGTTATGGAGTAAATGGCGAAGAGATTGAAGTTTGGAAATTCCGTTCCATGACTGTCACTGAAAACGGTGCCACTGTTACTCAGGCCACTGTCAATGATCGACGTGTTACCCGCTTGGGAGGCATTTTACGCCGCACCTCACTTGATGAATTGCCACAGTTCATCAATGTATTACAAGGTAGAATGTCTGTGGTCGGTCCTCGCCCACACGCTATCGCCCATAATGAATTTTATAGAAAACAAATTCAAGGCTATATGTTACGCCACAAAATGAAACCGGGCATTACCGGCCTGGCGCAAATCAATGGTTGTCGTGGTGAAACCGATACCATAGAAAAAATGCAGATGCGTATCCACTACGATTTGGAATATATCCGCCACTGGTCAGTATTTTTGGATTTAAAACTGGTATTTTTAACTATTTTTAAAGGCTTTGTTAGCGAGCAGGCTTATTAA
- a CDS encoding ABC transporter permease: MSQLIAFTTIFVKEIRRFTRIWPQTLLPPAITTALYFLIFGKLIGGRVGSVNGESYMDYIVPGIILMSVISHSYSNVVSSFYSTKFQRHIEELLVAPVPNWVILAGYVSGGVARGILVGGVVAGISTLFTEIPVKHWEIAMAVMILTATLFALAGFINAVFADSFDDISIIPNFVLTPLSYLGGVFYSVSMLPGIWQKVAQANPILYMINAFRYGLIGISDVDIGLAFAMTGSLVIFLILISLILLHKGIGIKN, from the coding sequence ATGAGTCAATTAATCGCCTTCACAACCATCTTTGTTAAAGAAATTCGCCGTTTTACCCGCATCTGGCCGCAAACTTTGCTACCGCCGGCCATCACCACTGCCCTGTATTTTCTGATATTCGGCAAACTGATCGGGGGCCGGGTCGGCAGTGTCAATGGTGAAAGTTATATGGACTACATCGTACCCGGCATTATCCTGATGTCGGTGATTAGCCATTCGTATTCCAACGTAGTGTCTTCATTTTATTCCACTAAATTTCAGCGTCATATCGAAGAATTGCTGGTGGCGCCGGTGCCCAACTGGGTTATCCTGGCTGGCTATGTCAGTGGCGGCGTTGCCCGAGGCATACTGGTCGGTGGTGTAGTCGCCGGCATTTCCACGCTATTTACTGAGATACCGGTTAAACATTGGGAAATAGCGATGGCAGTGATGATACTAACTGCCACGTTGTTTGCTTTAGCCGGTTTTATCAATGCCGTGTTTGCAGATAGTTTTGATGATATTTCCATTATTCCCAACTTTGTGCTGACACCGCTCAGCTATCTTGGCGGTGTATTTTACTCCGTCTCCATGCTGCCCGGCATCTGGCAAAAAGTGGCACAGGCCAATCCGATACTGTATATGATCAATGCCTTCCGCTATGGACTGATCGGCATCAGCGATGTGGATATCGGGCTGGCCTTTGCTATGACCGGTAGCTTGGTCATATTTCTGATACTGATCAGCCTGATCTTATTGCATAAAGGCATTGGCATTAAAAACTAA
- a CDS encoding glycosyltransferase family 4 protein codes for MKIGYLMNSYPMTSTTFIRREIESLESLGIEIKRYAVRHWSEELVDELDIAEQSQTQYLLTNNAFGLLKAFFIVLFANATGLFHALILWRKVCKNAGGITIKHIAYLLQATYFYRQSRRDGIQHVHTHFATNATTVAMLAREMGGVSYSFTSHGPDEFVDPQFISMALKIHHAAFVVAISNFCRAQLIRFSNPTYLDKIIIVHCGLNVDEFIPNYDFNNDNQNLICVGRLCPQKGQLLIPQALALLKPDFPHLKIHLIGDGESRNALEEEIIKYHVADLIELHGWKANLEVRKMISECRSFLLPSFAEGLPVVIMESLALGRPVISTYIAGIPELVDKKCGWLVPAGSVEDISNAIREALTATPAQLSAMGREGHARVAQEHNLKLISQQLYSKFLSINPS; via the coding sequence TTGAAAATTGGTTATTTGATGAACTCCTACCCTATGACTAGTACGACGTTTATTCGTCGTGAAATAGAAAGTCTTGAGAGCTTGGGGATAGAAATAAAGCGTTATGCAGTGCGGCACTGGAGCGAAGAATTGGTGGATGAATTAGATATTGCCGAACAATCGCAGACGCAATACCTATTAACAAACAATGCCTTTGGCTTACTCAAGGCCTTTTTTATTGTATTGTTTGCTAATGCTACTGGTTTATTTCATGCCTTGATTTTGTGGCGTAAGGTATGCAAAAACGCCGGCGGCATAACTATCAAGCATATAGCTTATTTGTTGCAGGCAACTTACTTTTACAGGCAGTCAAGACGCGATGGCATTCAACATGTTCATACTCATTTTGCCACCAATGCCACTACCGTAGCAATGCTGGCTCGAGAAATGGGGGGGGTGAGCTACAGTTTTACTTCCCATGGTCCTGATGAATTTGTTGATCCTCAATTTATCAGCATGGCGCTTAAGATACATCATGCGGCCTTTGTAGTTGCCATATCCAACTTTTGTCGGGCACAATTGATAAGATTTAGTAATCCTACTTACCTGGATAAAATTATTATTGTTCATTGCGGCTTGAATGTTGATGAATTTATTCCGAATTATGACTTTAATAATGACAATCAAAACCTTATTTGTGTAGGCCGACTATGTCCACAAAAAGGGCAGTTATTAATCCCTCAAGCATTGGCTCTGTTAAAACCGGACTTCCCCCACTTAAAGATACACTTGATTGGTGATGGCGAATCCAGAAATGCACTTGAAGAAGAAATAATAAAATACCATGTTGCAGATTTAATCGAATTACATGGCTGGAAGGCCAATCTAGAAGTTAGAAAAATGATTTCAGAATGTCGGTCATTTTTATTGCCGAGTTTTGCGGAAGGCTTACCTGTGGTTATTATGGAGTCGCTTGCACTAGGCCGTCCTGTGATTTCGACTTATATTGCTGGTATACCAGAACTTGTCGATAAAAAATGCGGTTGGTTAGTTCCTGCTGGTTCTGTTGAGGATATCAGTAATGCTATTCGTGAAGCTCTAACGGCAACCCCTGCTCAGCTCTCTGCGATGGGTAGGGAAGGCCATGCTCGTGTTGCTCAGGAGCATAACCTGAAGCTAATTTCCCAGCAGTTATATAGCAAATTTCTGTCCATCAACCCAAGTTGA
- a CDS encoding ABC transporter ATP-binding protein: MNALTIKQLKKTYNNGFQALQGVDLEVESGDFFALLGPNGAGKSTLIGIISSLVNKTSGSVEVFGHDLDRETAQAKTCIGLVPQEINFNQFETVGNVVLNQAGFYGIPAKLAKQRTEKCLRQMDLWERRNSVSRRLSGGMKRRLMIARAMVHEPRLLILDEPTAGVDIEIRRAMWQMMAEVNQQGTTIILTTHYLEEAESLCRNIAIIDQGQIIKKAPMHQFLNSINVEHFVLDLSQPLTTVPEISGYRLELANPNSLNVAVPKHLGLNQLFNQLTALGIQVSSLKNKSNRLEQLFIDLVQ, encoded by the coding sequence ATGAATGCCTTAACCATAAAACAGCTTAAAAAAACCTATAATAATGGCTTTCAAGCTTTGCAAGGTGTCGATCTGGAAGTTGAGAGCGGCGATTTCTTTGCTTTACTTGGTCCAAATGGTGCCGGCAAATCCACTCTGATAGGCATCATCAGCTCATTAGTCAACAAAACCAGTGGCAGTGTTGAGGTGTTCGGACATGATTTGGACAGAGAAACCGCCCAGGCCAAAACCTGTATCGGTTTGGTGCCGCAAGAAATCAACTTTAATCAATTCGAAACGGTTGGTAATGTGGTATTAAACCAAGCAGGATTTTACGGTATACCCGCCAAATTGGCAAAACAGCGTACCGAAAAATGCTTACGGCAAATGGACTTATGGGAGCGGCGTAACAGTGTTTCACGCCGATTGTCAGGCGGCATGAAACGCCGGTTAATGATCGCCAGAGCCATGGTGCACGAGCCGCGTTTATTGATACTCGATGAACCTACCGCTGGGGTAGACATAGAAATTCGTCGCGCCATGTGGCAAATGATGGCTGAAGTCAACCAACAGGGCACTACCATCATATTGACCACTCATTATTTAGAAGAGGCCGAAAGTCTGTGTAGAAATATTGCCATTATTGATCAGGGGCAAATTATCAAAAAAGCGCCCATGCATCAGTTTTTAAACAGTATCAATGTCGAACATTTCGTACTGGATCTCAGCCAGCCGCTGACCACTGTCCCGGAAATCAGCGGTTATCGTCTTGAACTGGCCAACCCAAACAGCCTCAATGTCGCCGTACCCAAACACTTAGGTTTAAACCAGCTGTTTAATCAGTTAACTGCCCTGGGAATACAGGTTTCCAGCCTGAAAAATAAATCCAATCGTCTGGAACAACTATTTATCGATCTGGTGCAATGA